A part of Lacibacter sp. H407 genomic DNA contains:
- a CDS encoding 4-alpha-glucanotransferase, with protein sequence MKIQFYLRFSTQYGQTLFVSGNCDGLGNNDLAAALPMQYLTDEFWTVTIELNKDFENHLQYNYILQNEDGEQVIEWGDDRIIEVMKMQVDELTLIDTWNHAGEFENAFYTQPFQQVLLPKRKEGKSKSLKNITHIFKVKAPLLKADEVLCLSGTNETLTKWSTTEPVLMQCEGNWWTARLNFSNESFPVAYKYGVFNTKTKTFVGFETGNNRILYDSYGKKKISVLQDGFAQLPNNTWKGAGVAIPVFSLRTQKSLGVGEFTDIKELVNWAKKVDLKLIQILPINDTTATHTWLDSYPYAAISAFALHPIFLNIEAAAGNANHPVVKSLKKKQKELNALPDVDYEAVMKVKWAAIKELYTEQKKAMHEDAVFFEFFELNRHWLVPYAAFSHLRDKYKTPDFSQWKAHSVYNEAAIQKFVDPTHKYYDEVALYYFIQYHLHLQLKDATDYAHSNGIVVKGDIPIGIYRNSCDAWVEPALYNMSMQAGAPPDDFAVKGQNWGFPTYNWQRMAQDDFKWWRQRFEQMSAYFDAFRIDHILGFFRIWSIPMHAVEGIMGYFVPALPVHINEFGQRGIWFDYQRLCRPFINDSVLAELMGGDTELLKPYLNDIGEGRFELKEAFNTQRKVEAHFEQLEKNDHHNRIKTGLFDCISNVIFFEVEGSNGQQFHFRISMSSTTSFRYLDDGSKRKLDDLYVNYFFRRQDDFWRKEALAKLPYLKRSTNMLVCGEDLGMVPDCVPDVMKQMGMLSLEIQRMPKDPNTQFFHPANAPYLSVVTPSTHDMSTIRGWWEEDRTQTQKFYTNELSQRGEAPYFCEPWIVRSILAQHLYSPAMWSIFQIQELLGMNEKLRRENPNDERINVPANPKNYWRYRMHISLEDLQKEDEFNSEIRGFVITSGRG encoded by the coding sequence ATGAAGATTCAATTCTATCTGCGTTTCTCTACGCAGTATGGCCAAACCCTGTTTGTTTCAGGAAACTGCGACGGGCTTGGTAATAACGATTTAGCTGCCGCACTACCCATGCAATACCTGACGGATGAATTCTGGACAGTAACCATTGAATTAAATAAAGATTTCGAAAACCACCTTCAATACAATTATATTCTTCAAAACGAGGACGGTGAGCAGGTAATTGAATGGGGCGATGACCGTATAATTGAGGTGATGAAAATGCAGGTGGATGAATTAACACTCATTGATACCTGGAACCATGCCGGTGAATTTGAAAATGCGTTCTACACCCAACCATTTCAACAGGTATTACTGCCCAAGCGAAAAGAGGGCAAGTCAAAGTCGCTTAAAAACATCACTCATATTTTTAAAGTAAAAGCACCTTTGTTGAAGGCAGATGAAGTGCTTTGCCTGTCGGGAACCAATGAAACATTAACAAAGTGGAGTACAACAGAGCCGGTGTTGATGCAATGTGAAGGCAACTGGTGGACGGCCCGACTGAATTTTTCCAACGAAAGTTTTCCTGTAGCGTATAAGTATGGGGTGTTCAATACCAAAACAAAAACCTTTGTTGGTTTTGAAACAGGCAACAACCGTATCCTGTACGACAGCTATGGAAAAAAGAAGATCAGTGTTCTGCAGGATGGGTTTGCACAATTGCCCAACAATACATGGAAGGGAGCAGGCGTTGCCATTCCTGTGTTTAGTTTACGCACACAAAAAAGTTTAGGTGTTGGTGAGTTTACTGATATTAAAGAATTGGTGAATTGGGCAAAGAAAGTTGATTTGAAATTGATCCAGATATTGCCCATCAACGATACAACCGCAACACATACCTGGCTTGATTCATATCCCTATGCAGCGATCTCTGCTTTCGCATTACATCCCATCTTTTTGAATATTGAAGCGGCAGCAGGCAATGCCAATCATCCTGTTGTAAAGTCATTAAAAAAGAAACAGAAAGAGTTGAATGCGTTGCCCGATGTTGATTACGAAGCGGTGATGAAAGTAAAGTGGGCTGCCATTAAAGAATTATATACTGAGCAAAAGAAAGCAATGCATGAAGATGCTGTGTTTTTTGAGTTCTTTGAATTGAATCGTCATTGGTTGGTTCCTTATGCTGCGTTCAGTCATTTGCGTGATAAATACAAAACGCCTGACTTCAGCCAATGGAAAGCACACAGTGTTTATAACGAAGCAGCTATTCAAAAGTTTGTTGATCCAACACATAAATATTACGATGAAGTAGCGCTTTATTATTTCATCCAATATCATTTGCACCTGCAATTAAAAGATGCAACCGATTATGCACATAGCAATGGTATTGTTGTGAAAGGTGATATACCGATCGGTATTTACAGAAACAGTTGCGATGCTTGGGTTGAACCTGCGTTATACAACATGAGTATGCAGGCAGGTGCACCTCCGGATGATTTTGCAGTGAAAGGACAGAACTGGGGTTTCCCGACATACAACTGGCAACGCATGGCGCAGGACGATTTTAAATGGTGGCGCCAGCGCTTTGAGCAGATGAGTGCGTACTTCGATGCATTCCGCATTGATCATATTCTTGGTTTCTTCCGCATCTGGAGTATTCCCATGCATGCAGTAGAAGGTATCATGGGTTATTTTGTTCCGGCGTTACCTGTACATATCAATGAGTTTGGTCAACGTGGAATATGGTTTGATTATCAACGTCTTTGTCGTCCGTTCATTAACGATTCTGTGTTGGCTGAATTAATGGGAGGAGATACAGAACTATTGAAGCCTTACCTCAACGATATTGGTGAAGGACGATTTGAATTAAAAGAAGCATTCAATACACAACGAAAAGTAGAAGCACATTTTGAACAGTTAGAAAAAAACGATCATCACAATCGCATCAAAACCGGATTGTTTGATTGCATCAGCAATGTGATCTTTTTTGAAGTGGAGGGAAGCAACGGACAACAGTTTCATTTCCGTATCAGCATGAGTTCAACTACTTCGTTCCGTTACCTGGATGATGGTTCAAAACGAAAACTGGATGATTTGTATGTGAATTATTTCTTCCGCCGGCAAGATGATTTCTGGCGCAAAGAAGCATTGGCAAAACTTCCTTATCTGAAACGTTCCACCAATATGCTGGTGTGTGGCGAAGATCTGGGAATGGTGCCCGACTGTGTGCCCGATGTAATGAAGCAAATGGGCATGTTGAGTTTAGAAATTCAACGGATGCCCAAAGACCCCAACACACAATTCTTTCATCCGGCAAATGCGCCTTATCTGAGTGTGGTTACGCCAAGCACACATGATATGAGCACCATTCGTGGATGGTGGGAAGAAGACAGAACGCAAACACAGAAATTCTATACCAACGAATTGAGCCAGCGTGGTGAAGCTCCTTATTTCTGCGAGCCATGGATCGTACGCAGCATTCTTGCACAGCATTTATATTCTCCTGCAATGTGGAGCATTTTTCAAATACAGGAATTGTTAGGGATGAATGAAAAGCTCCGGAGAGAAAATCCAAACGATGAACGCATCAATGTGCCGGCGAATCCCAAAAATTACTGGCGCTACCGCATGCACATCAGTCTCGAAGATCTTCAAAAAGAAGATGAGTTTAACAGTGAAATAAGAGGGTTTGTAATTACGAGCGGGAGAGGATAG
- a CDS encoding mandelate racemase/muconate lactonizing enzyme family protein, with translation MPLAVKYKKTELPFQYPFTISKGTKTHQPALLVELEHRGARGYGEAPAIAYYNLPVEKMIEDLERKKIFVEKFAFTDPERYWHYLHHLFPQNHFLVCALDIATWDMYGKLRNKPLYQLWNLDYSKAPLCDYTIGIDTVEKMVEKMKQKPWPIYKIKVGVPGDVELVAALRKHTDAVFRVDANAGWTLDEALEKIPQLKELGVEFVEQPLAKDNWEGMKVLYNESSLPLIADEACVYESDVEKCFNHFHGINIKLTKCSGITPARRMIDKARELNMKTMIGCMNESTIGSAAIAHLAPLVDYIDMDGPLLLAEDVATGLTYDYGKVAVSDKPGLGIQLLKDF, from the coding sequence ATGCCTTTAGCAGTAAAATATAAAAAAACAGAACTTCCGTTTCAATATCCGTTCACGATTTCAAAAGGAACAAAAACGCATCAGCCAGCCCTGCTTGTTGAGTTAGAACATCGTGGTGCAAGAGGTTATGGCGAAGCACCTGCCATTGCCTATTATAATCTTCCGGTTGAAAAAATGATCGAAGACCTGGAACGGAAAAAAATATTCGTGGAGAAATTTGCGTTCACCGATCCGGAACGTTACTGGCATTACCTCCATCATTTATTTCCGCAAAATCATTTTTTAGTTTGTGCGTTGGATATTGCAACATGGGATATGTATGGCAAACTCCGCAACAAACCTTTGTATCAACTCTGGAATCTGGATTACAGCAAAGCGCCATTGTGCGATTATACCATCGGTATTGATACGGTTGAAAAAATGGTAGAGAAGATGAAACAAAAGCCCTGGCCCATTTACAAAATAAAAGTAGGCGTGCCCGGCGATGTGGAGCTGGTAGCAGCTTTACGAAAACATACTGATGCTGTGTTTCGTGTGGATGCAAATGCAGGATGGACCTTGGACGAAGCTTTGGAAAAAATTCCGCAGTTGAAAGAACTCGGCGTTGAGTTTGTAGAGCAACCGTTGGCAAAAGATAATTGGGAAGGCATGAAGGTATTGTACAACGAATCATCGCTGCCGTTGATTGCAGATGAAGCTTGTGTGTACGAGAGTGATGTGGAGAAATGCTTTAATCATTTCCATGGTATCAATATCAAGTTAACGAAGTGCAGCGGCATTACGCCTGCCCGACGCATGATCGATAAGGCAAGGGAATTGAATATGAAGACCATGATCGGTTGCATGAATGAATCAACCATTGGTTCAGCAGCCATCGCTCATTTGGCACCGTTAGTAGATTATATTGACATGGATGGTCCGTTGTTACTGGCTGAAGATGTTGCAACAGGCTTGACGTATGACTATGGAAAAGTAGCAGTAAGTGATAAGCCTGGATTAGGAATTCAACTGCTCAAAGATTTTTGA
- a CDS encoding ROK family protein has product MNKDLAVGIDIGGTNTKFGIVDRHGIILEQDRMRTDEYENAEDFIEALHGKLRLMMANHGGNDHFKGIGVGAPNGNYYTGTIEYAPNLKWKGIIPVADLIEKKFGVPTKLTNDANAAAMGEMMYGVAKGMKHFITITLGTGVGSGIVIDGKIVLGYDGFAGELGHTVIRPGGRLHKGTGVRGSLESYASATGVRETAIEMLNDNPKAPSLLRNFAIDDLTSETVFKCAEQGDAIANQIFEFTGQILGEALANFVMFSSPQAIVLFGGLTKAGDLILNPTVQAMEMNLIQIFKNKVKILYSDLKEADAAILGASALVWDA; this is encoded by the coding sequence ATGAATAAGGATTTAGCAGTAGGCATTGATATCGGCGGAACAAATACCAAGTTTGGTATTGTTGACCGGCATGGCATCATCCTTGAACAGGATCGTATGCGAACGGATGAATATGAAAATGCAGAAGACTTTATTGAAGCATTGCATGGCAAGCTTCGGTTGATGATGGCCAATCATGGAGGCAACGATCATTTCAAAGGAATTGGTGTAGGTGCCCCAAACGGCAACTACTATACCGGCACCATTGAATATGCACCAAATCTGAAATGGAAAGGCATTATTCCTGTTGCTGATCTGATCGAGAAAAAATTTGGTGTTCCTACAAAACTCACCAACGATGCCAATGCTGCAGCGATGGGTGAAATGATGTATGGCGTTGCCAAAGGCATGAAACATTTCATCACCATTACTTTAGGCACGGGTGTAGGGAGTGGTATTGTGATCGATGGAAAAATTGTTTTGGGCTATGATGGTTTTGCCGGCGAATTAGGACATACCGTTATTCGTCCGGGTGGACGATTACACAAAGGAACAGGAGTACGTGGATCATTGGAATCCTATGCATCTGCAACGGGTGTACGTGAAACAGCCATTGAAATGCTCAATGACAATCCAAAAGCACCAAGTTTGCTGCGCAATTTTGCCATTGATGATCTTACAAGTGAAACCGTTTTCAAATGTGCGGAACAAGGTGATGCTATTGCGAACCAGATCTTTGAATTTACGGGACAGATATTGGGTGAAGCCTTGGCGAACTTTGTAATGTTCTCATCGCCACAAGCCATTGTTTTATTCGGTGGCTTAACCAAAGCAGGCGACCTGATCCTGAATCCAACGGTACAGGCAATGGAAATGAATTTGATTCAGATATTTAAAAATAAAGTAAAGATCCTGTACAGCGATCTAAAGGAAGCAGATGCTGCCATACTTGGAGCAAGTGCATTGGTTTGGGATGCGTAA
- a CDS encoding MFS transporter, with product MDQTKQPTNYGALGTLVTVFFFWGFIAASNSIFIPFCKTHFELSQFESQLIGSAFYVAYFFGSLVLFLASNILGYDIINKIGYKKGIIYGLWISVIGALLIIPSANANSFPAILASFFVVALGFSLQQTSAQPFAISLGDPSTGSHRLNMGGSINSFGTTLGPIIVSFFLFGSVGGEVAEVTVTNINTLYMIVAGVFAAVAIFFTFSKLPSGISESKVEKENKASASLLVMTGLVVATIVVGMLTEIPKLPLLIAIILAVILVLLISNKKAIGNNEGWGAMKYPQLIFGMIAIFVYVGVEVTIDNNFGALLKVPGYFNETGLDESEISKYISLYWGSLMIGRWTGAVSVFNLKGNSKVLAMIVVPFIAFAMILFVNYIYGNDISDLFLYSVCVMIAIGAFFYGQEKPVKTLVTVSVLAMVAMLIGVFTNGLLSVYAFMAGGLFCSVMWPCIFSLGVGGLGKYTSQGSALLIMMILGGAIIPPFQGSLGDLPAIGIHYSYIIAALCFGLLAVIALKLKSVLKAQGLDFDNQIGGGGH from the coding sequence ATGGATCAGACCAAACAACCAACCAACTATGGTGCCCTTGGCACCCTTGTGACCGTTTTCTTCTTTTGGGGATTTATTGCCGCTTCCAACAGCATCTTTATCCCTTTTTGTAAAACACATTTCGAACTAAGTCAATTTGAATCGCAACTGATCGGTTCGGCATTTTATGTAGCCTACTTTTTTGGCTCATTGGTGCTGTTCCTTGCTTCAAATATTCTTGGGTACGACATTATTAACAAGATCGGGTACAAAAAAGGGATCATCTATGGTTTATGGATCTCGGTGATAGGCGCCTTGCTGATCATCCCATCGGCCAATGCCAATTCCTTCCCTGCTATTCTTGCTTCGTTTTTTGTAGTGGCGCTTGGTTTCTCATTGCAGCAAACATCGGCGCAACCATTCGCTATATCGCTTGGCGATCCTTCAACCGGATCACACCGTTTAAACATGGGTGGCAGTATCAACTCATTTGGTACAACGTTAGGGCCCATTATTGTGAGCTTCTTTTTGTTTGGATCAGTTGGTGGCGAAGTAGCAGAAGTAACTGTAACCAACATCAACACATTATACATGATCGTAGCAGGTGTATTTGCTGCTGTTGCAATCTTCTTTACGTTTTCGAAACTACCATCAGGCATCAGTGAATCAAAAGTGGAGAAAGAAAATAAAGCATCTGCTTCATTGCTTGTAATGACAGGACTTGTTGTTGCAACCATTGTTGTAGGTATGCTTACTGAAATACCAAAACTGCCTTTACTTATCGCTATTATTCTTGCGGTGATTTTGGTATTGCTGATCTCCAACAAAAAAGCAATTGGCAATAACGAAGGATGGGGAGCAATGAAATATCCACAGTTGATCTTTGGTATGATTGCCATTTTTGTATATGTGGGCGTAGAAGTAACGATCGATAATAATTTTGGTGCACTCTTAAAAGTTCCCGGTTATTTTAATGAGACAGGTTTAGACGAAAGTGAAATATCTAAATACATTTCATTGTACTGGGGAAGCTTAATGATCGGCCGCTGGACAGGTGCCGTGAGTGTATTCAATCTCAAAGGCAACAGTAAAGTATTAGCTATGATCGTGGTTCCGTTTATTGCCTTTGCAATGATCTTGTTTGTGAACTACATCTATGGTAATGATATTTCTGATCTGTTTTTATATTCAGTTTGTGTGATGATTGCAATTGGTGCATTCTTCTACGGACAGGAAAAACCAGTGAAGACTTTGGTAACTGTTTCTGTTTTAGCAATGGTTGCAATGTTGATCGGTGTATTTACAAACGGATTACTTTCTGTTTATGCGTTCATGGCAGGCGGTTTATTCTGTTCTGTTATGTGGCCTTGTATTTTCTCACTTGGAGTTGGTGGCTTAGGTAAATACACGAGCCAGGGGTCTGCATTACTTATTATGATGATCCTTGGTGGTGCCATCATTCCTCCATTCCAGGGTTCGTTGGGCGATTTACCTGCAATCGGCATTCATTACTCGTATATCATTGCTGCACTTTGCTTTGGTTTACTGGCAGTGATCGCATTGAAATTAAAATCAGTTTTGAAAGCACAAGGACTTGATTTCGACAACCAGATAGGTGGCGGAGGTCATTAA
- a CDS encoding glycogen synthase → MEILHVSAECYPVAKAGGLGDVVGALPKYQQDAGHQAKVVMPMYRTKFLLNNEWDVVHKGYTNIGDYFFDYTIIKETTNKLGFGLYLVDINGLLDREKVYGYDDDVQRFTAFQVCVVDWLAAWQFKPDVVHVHDYHAGLIPFMMQHCYRYNQLASIPTVLTIHNAQYQGWMTWEQSVLLPPYDEWKRGMLEWGSSINPLASAVKCATKVTTVSNSYMDELRYMSNGLEALFEYEKGKCSGILNGIDTEVWNPASDKYIKHDYSLATMEEGKAKNKAQLCETFGLDFSKPLFVFIGRLVGEKAADLLPGVIGDSFYYIGRRMNFLILGSGEPEVEGKLNGMMSVSQGDYSCYIGYNEGLSHLMYAGADFLLMPSRVEPCGLNQMYSMRYGTVPLVRNTGGLRDTVKDVLLPDGYGLVFDNATVGEVCNAVWRGCELYNNKEKFTAARERMMQLDFSWESSVQQYLALYKSLK, encoded by the coding sequence ATGGAAATTCTTCATGTAAGCGCAGAGTGTTATCCCGTAGCCAAAGCAGGAGGTTTAGGTGATGTGGTGGGAGCATTACCCAAATATCAACAGGATGCAGGCCACCAGGCCAAAGTAGTAATGCCCATGTACCGTACAAAGTTTCTGCTCAATAACGAATGGGATGTTGTACACAAAGGCTACACAAATATTGGCGATTATTTTTTCGACTACACCATCATTAAAGAAACAACAAACAAACTTGGGTTTGGTCTTTACCTCGTTGATATAAATGGGTTACTCGACCGGGAAAAAGTGTATGGCTATGATGATGATGTGCAACGCTTCACAGCTTTTCAGGTATGTGTGGTAGATTGGCTTGCTGCATGGCAGTTCAAACCTGATGTAGTACATGTGCACGACTATCATGCAGGCCTTATTCCGTTTATGATGCAGCATTGTTACCGTTACAATCAACTGGCATCTATCCCAACTGTTCTTACGATCCATAATGCACAATACCAGGGTTGGATGACATGGGAACAAAGCGTATTACTTCCTCCATATGATGAATGGAAACGTGGTATGCTGGAGTGGGGAAGCAGCATCAACCCGTTGGCAAGTGCTGTTAAATGTGCAACAAAAGTTACAACCGTTAGTAACAGCTACATGGATGAGCTTAGGTATATGAGCAACGGTCTTGAAGCGTTGTTTGAATATGAGAAGGGGAAATGCAGCGGAATATTAAACGGAATTGATACTGAAGTATGGAACCCTGCTTCTGATAAATACATCAAACACGATTACTCACTCGCAACAATGGAGGAAGGCAAAGCCAAAAACAAAGCCCAGCTTTGTGAAACCTTTGGTCTTGATTTCAGTAAGCCGTTGTTTGTTTTCATTGGCCGTTTGGTGGGTGAAAAAGCAGCGGATCTGTTACCCGGTGTAATTGGCGATTCGTTTTATTATATCGGCCGTCGAATGAATTTTTTAATTCTGGGTAGTGGCGAACCGGAAGTGGAAGGAAAACTGAATGGAATGATGTCGGTTTCGCAAGGCGATTACAGTTGTTACATCGGTTACAACGAAGGGCTCAGCCATTTGATGTATGCCGGTGCCGATTTTCTGTTGATGCCGAGCCGTGTTGAACCATGCGGATTAAACCAGATGTATTCCATGCGTTACGGAACCGTACCTTTAGTGCGTAACACCGGCGGACTTCGTGATACAGTAAAAGATGTATTGCTGCCGGATGGTTACGGATTGGTGTTTGACAATGCAACTGTCGGTGAAGTGTGTAATGCTGTATGGCGTGGTTGCGAGTTGTACAACAATAAAGAAAAGTTTACTGCAGCAAGGGAACGCATGATGCAGTTAGACTTTAGCTGGGAGTCAAGTGTTCAACAATATCTTGCTTTATACAAAAGTTTGAAATAA
- a CDS encoding glucose-1-phosphate adenylyltransferase yields MNTSASKSTLAVILGGGAGTRLYPLTASRSKPAVPIAGKYRLVDIPISNCINSGINRMFVLTQFNSASLNKHIKNTYHFSTFSSAFVDILAAEQTPDNPGWYQGTADAVRQCLRHVHQHDADYVLILSGDQLYQMDFQQMIADHIALGADISIATIPVGERDAPEFGILKADDKSIITSFIEKPKKEVLGEWVSDTGNDMRNAGRVYLASMGIYIFNKKLLIDLLQDEYKDATDFGKEIMPASIEKYKVVSYQYDGYWTDIGNIYSFFEANLALTAEIPDFNLFDNTKPVFTRARMLPPAKISGTTLEKTIIAEGSIILASRVENSVIGIRTRIGHGTTVVSSYIMGGDYFETLEEMKHSAERGIPKIGIGERCYIKNTIIDKNCRIGNDVRINGGAHLPNTDHSLYTVKDGIVVVKKGAILPDGFVI; encoded by the coding sequence ATGAATACGTCAGCATCCAAAAGTACATTAGCCGTTATCCTCGGCGGCGGCGCAGGAACCCGTTTATATCCGTTAACAGCAAGCCGTAGTAAACCTGCCGTTCCCATTGCAGGTAAATACAGGTTGGTTGATATTCCAATTTCGAACTGTATCAATTCAGGCATCAACCGCATGTTTGTATTAACGCAGTTCAATTCAGCATCGTTAAACAAGCATATTAAAAATACATATCACTTCAGCACATTCAGCAGTGCGTTTGTAGATATTCTGGCAGCAGAACAAACACCTGATAATCCGGGATGGTATCAGGGAACTGCTGATGCGGTGCGCCAATGTTTGCGCCACGTACATCAACACGATGCAGATTATGTGTTGATCTTATCAGGGGATCAATTATACCAAATGGATTTTCAGCAAATGATTGCTGATCACATTGCATTGGGTGCCGATATCAGTATTGCCACCATACCTGTTGGCGAACGTGATGCACCGGAGTTTGGTATTTTGAAAGCAGATGATAAAAGCATCATCACCTCGTTCATCGAAAAGCCGAAAAAAGAAGTGCTTGGTGAGTGGGTGAGTGATACAGGAAACGATATGCGCAATGCAGGTCGAGTTTATCTTGCTTCCATGGGTATTTATATCTTCAATAAAAAATTACTCATTGATCTGTTGCAGGATGAATATAAAGATGCCACAGATTTTGGTAAAGAGATCATGCCGGCCTCAATTGAAAAGTATAAAGTAGTCAGTTATCAATACGATGGTTACTGGACAGATATCGGAAATATTTATTCCTTCTTTGAAGCCAACCTTGCTTTAACAGCGGAGATCCCAGATTTTAATTTGTTTGATAATACAAAGCCCGTGTTTACACGTGCACGGATGTTGCCACCGGCAAAGATCAGTGGTACTACATTGGAGAAAACAATCATTGCAGAAGGTTCCATTATTCTTGCCAGCCGTGTGGAGAATAGTGTGATCGGTATTCGTACTCGCATTGGTCATGGAACTACTGTAGTAAGCAGTTACATTATGGGTGGCGATTATTTTGAAACGCTGGAAGAAATGAAACATTCAGCCGAACGTGGTATTCCAAAAATTGGTATTGGCGAACGTTGCTATATCAAGAATACCATTATCGATAAGAACTGCCGTATTGGAAATGATGTTCGTATTAATGGCGGTGCTCATTTGCCGAATACAGATCATTCTCTTTATACTGTGAAAGATGGAATTGTGGTGGTGAAGAAAGGCGCCATTTTGCCCGACGGATTTGTGATTTAA
- a CDS encoding MFS transporter translates to MAAGISSGASSQKGLVPKPKLSFWQIFNMSFGFLGIQFGFALQNSNASGILRNYGADVEHLSWFWLAAPVVGLIVQPIVGHYSDNTWTKLGRRRPYFLAGAILSSGALCLMPNAGILGSIAPLVIIGAGFLMIMDACFNLSMEPFRALVADNLPDSQRTSGFSIQTFLIGIGAVLGSWLPAILAYFGVSESAPDGVVADNVKYGFYIGAAVFITSILITVFKTKEYPPAEYEKYHGKNESHNKGFSSIFTDIKNMPKTMKQLGLVQFFSWFALFGMWVFTTDTISTHIMGLPIEDRSSDMYRKAQSWTGVIFGVYNLVSAGWALCLPFIAKKIGRKQTHALSLLIGGIGLLSIFFAPNKEFLIFSMMCVGIAWASILAMPYVILSSSIPAGKMGIYMGIFNFFITLPQILNGIIGGPMVKNIYGNQPVYAIIMAGIFMICAAVSVIYVYDPGAIKIKEEQLNA, encoded by the coding sequence ATGGCTGCAGGAATTTCTTCAGGTGCTTCATCCCAAAAAGGATTGGTGCCCAAACCTAAATTATCTTTCTGGCAGATCTTTAATATGAGTTTCGGTTTTCTCGGAATTCAATTTGGATTTGCATTACAAAATTCTAACGCAAGTGGTATTCTCCGCAACTATGGAGCAGATGTTGAACATTTGTCGTGGTTTTGGTTAGCAGCACCGGTGGTAGGTTTAATTGTACAACCCATTGTTGGGCATTACAGTGATAACACATGGACAAAACTTGGGCGGAGACGTCCTTATTTTCTTGCAGGCGCTATTCTTTCTTCAGGTGCTTTATGTCTCATGCCGAATGCAGGAATTTTAGGAAGTATCGCTCCATTGGTAATTATCGGTGCCGGGTTTCTGATGATCATGGATGCATGTTTTAATTTGTCGATGGAGCCCTTCCGTGCATTGGTGGCTGACAATCTACCCGATTCACAACGTACATCCGGCTTTTCTATTCAAACATTTTTAATTGGCATTGGTGCGGTATTAGGTTCATGGTTGCCGGCTATCCTTGCTTACTTTGGCGTATCAGAAAGCGCTCCTGATGGAGTAGTGGCCGATAATGTGAAGTATGGTTTTTACATTGGTGCTGCCGTTTTTATCACGAGCATATTGATCACTGTTTTTAAAACGAAAGAATATCCTCCGGCAGAATATGAAAAATATCATGGTAAGAATGAAAGTCACAACAAAGGATTCAGCAGCATTTTTACAGATATAAAAAATATGCCGAAGACGATGAAGCAACTCGGGCTTGTACAGTTTTTCAGTTGGTTTGCGTTGTTTGGGATGTGGGTGTTTACAACCGATACAATTTCAACCCATATTATGGGATTGCCGATCGAAGACAGAAGCTCGGATATGTATCGCAAAGCTCAAAGCTGGACAGGTGTAATTTTTGGTGTGTACAATCTCGTATCAGCAGGATGGGCATTATGCCTTCCATTCATCGCAAAGAAAATCGGACGTAAACAAACACATGCGTTATCACTGTTGATTGGTGGTATTGGGTTGCTATCCATCTTTTTTGCACCCAATAAAGAATTTCTCATCTTTTCAATGATGTGTGTAGGTATTGCCTGGGCAAGTATTTTGGCGATGCCTTATGTTATTTTATCGAGCTCTATTCCCGCAGGTAAAATGGGTATTTACATGGGTATTTTTAATTTCTTTATCACTTTGCCACAAATATTAAACGGAATTATCGGGGGGCCGATGGTGAAGAACATCTACGGTAATCAACCCGTGTATGCAATTATCATGGCTGGTATATTTATGATTTGCGCTGCCGTCAGTGTGATCTATGTATATGATCCCGGTGCAATTAAAATTAAAGAAGAACAATTAAACGCATAG